A window of the bacterium genome harbors these coding sequences:
- the mraZ gene encoding division/cell wall cluster transcriptional repressor MraZ has product MAGTRTPASRGLKFLGSYLYQLDEKGRLSLPAAFRREAADQRFVLVQAYPPALQLYPESTWAEVEERLMELLRHQPEARMWALSVLANATEVVPDGQGRILVPARLKEAAELTGSVLLVGLVNRIELWNPERFEEAVAAKAAEFERFAPQIFR; this is encoded by the coding sequence ATGGCGGGAACTCGAACCCCGGCGAGCCGGGGGCTGAAATTTCTGGGCAGTTACCTCTATCAGCTGGACGAAAAGGGGCGATTGAGTCTGCCGGCGGCGTTTCGCCGCGAGGCTGCGGATCAGCGCTTCGTTCTCGTGCAGGCGTACCCGCCTGCGCTCCAGCTTTACCCGGAGTCCACGTGGGCGGAGGTGGAGGAGCGGTTGATGGAGCTCCTTCGGCATCAGCCGGAGGCGCGGATGTGGGCGTTGAGCGTGCTGGCGAACGCGACGGAGGTCGTTCCGGATGGTCAGGGACGGATCCTGGTGCCGGCGCGTCTGAAGGAAGCGGCGGAGTTGACCGGCTCGGTGCTCCTGGTCGGGCTGGTGAACCGCATCGAGCTGTGGAACCCGGAGCGGTTCGAGGAGGCGGTGGCGGCGAAGGCGGCGGAGTTCGAGCGCTTCGCGCCGCAGATCTTCCGTTAG
- a CDS encoding 16S rRNA (cytosine(1402)-N(4))-methyltransferase: MVAEVLAYLRPERGGLYFDGTVGGGGHSEAILEASEAARVIGVDRDPEALRVAAARLARFGDRVRLERGRFSAAAAGVEEPLAGALLDLGISSRQVDEPARGFSFRPGVPLDMRMAGEAGVGERTAAELLNEASEAELAEVFWRYGEERRARRLAAEVVKRRREKPFRTSDDLLEVLERVFGARLGVKDKARIFQALRIAVNEELQELERALPILRDKLAPGGVLVVLSYHSLEDRRVKEAFREWSRGCICPPELPVCQCRGRPLGETLTRKPVFASPSEVAANPRARSARLRAWRKAA; the protein is encoded by the coding sequence ATGGTGGCGGAGGTCCTGGCGTACCTCCGGCCGGAGCGTGGGGGGCTCTATTTCGACGGGACGGTCGGGGGCGGGGGGCACAGCGAGGCGATCCTGGAGGCGAGCGAAGCGGCCCGGGTGATCGGCGTGGACCGCGACCCGGAGGCTCTGCGGGTGGCGGCGGCGCGGTTGGCGCGCTTCGGCGACCGGGTGCGGCTCGAGCGGGGTCGGTTCTCGGCGGCAGCCGCCGGAGTGGAGGAGCCGCTGGCCGGCGCGCTGCTGGACCTCGGGATCTCCTCGCGGCAGGTGGACGAGCCCGCGCGAGGATTCTCGTTCCGCCCGGGTGTGCCGCTGGACATGCGCATGGCGGGTGAAGCCGGGGTGGGGGAGCGCACGGCGGCGGAGCTGCTGAACGAGGCCTCGGAGGCGGAGCTGGCGGAGGTGTTCTGGCGTTACGGCGAGGAGCGGCGTGCGCGGCGGCTGGCGGCGGAGGTGGTGAAGCGGCGTCGGGAGAAGCCGTTCAGGACGAGCGACGACTTGCTGGAGGTCCTGGAGCGAGTCTTCGGCGCACGTCTCGGTGTGAAGGACAAGGCGAGGATCTTCCAGGCGCTGCGGATCGCGGTGAACGAGGAGCTGCAGGAGCTCGAGCGGGCGTTGCCCATCCTGCGGGACAAGTTGGCGCCGGGGGGCGTGCTCGTGGTGCTGTCCTACCACTCGCTGGAGGACCGGCGGGTGAAGGAGGCCTTCAGGGAGTGGAGCCGCGGGTGCATCTGCCCGCCGGAACTGCCGGTCTGTCAGTGTCGGGGGAGGCCGTTGGGTGAGACGTTGACGCGGAAGCCCGTGTTTGCGTCGCCGTCGGAGGTGGCGGCGAACCCACGTGCGCGGAGCGCCCGCCTGCGGGCGTGGCGCAAGGCGGCCTGA
- a CDS encoding UDP-N-acetylmuramoyl-L-alanyl-D-glutamate--2,6-diaminopimelate ligase, which produces MRGGADGASATTRAFRLQEVVSRLRAEGLVVSASGADVELTGIADDSRRVRPGDLFCAWVGTAADAHAFLPAARAAGAAAALVERPVPEADVPQVVVRDGRRAAALAAMAAFGDPAASLLLVGVTGTNGKTTTVWLLRHLLAAGRPAASLGTLGVVGPDGEPVPGTESLTTPGPVELARTLRELVDRGVRAVAMEISSHALDQGRVSGLRLDAAVFTNLSRDHLDYHRTVEAYREAKLSLTKLLRPGGVVVYNAEDPAWAPLAEVEQRTLTYAMDAPADLRARDLELGAGGARFTLETANGSVAVELPLLGAFNVQNALAAAGAVHALGMPLADVAERLRTVPQVPGRLERIAETPCPVLRDYAHTPDALERVLTALRPLVRGRLILVFGAGGDRDRGKRPLMGAVATRWADVTIVTSDNPRTEDPDAIIDDIAQGMTGSYVREVDRRRAIALALTEAKADDVVLLAGKGHETYQIVGTERRPFDEREIVRELVASGGGVTA; this is translated from the coding sequence GTGAGGGGTGGGGCGGACGGCGCGTCTGCGACCACGCGGGCGTTCCGGCTCCAGGAGGTCGTCTCACGGCTTCGGGCCGAGGGGCTGGTGGTCTCGGCGTCGGGTGCGGACGTGGAGTTGACCGGGATCGCGGACGACAGCCGGCGCGTGCGGCCGGGAGACTTGTTCTGCGCGTGGGTCGGCACGGCCGCGGACGCGCACGCCTTCCTCCCCGCCGCACGTGCGGCGGGTGCGGCGGCGGCGCTGGTGGAGCGCCCTGTGCCGGAGGCGGACGTGCCGCAGGTGGTGGTGCGCGATGGCCGGCGGGCGGCCGCCCTCGCGGCGATGGCGGCGTTCGGGGATCCGGCGGCGTCGCTCCTGCTCGTGGGCGTCACCGGCACCAACGGCAAGACGACCACGGTGTGGCTGCTCCGTCACCTCCTCGCGGCCGGGCGCCCGGCCGCATCGCTGGGCACGCTGGGCGTCGTCGGCCCGGACGGCGAGCCGGTGCCCGGGACGGAGTCTCTGACCACGCCGGGCCCGGTCGAGCTGGCGCGCACGCTGAGGGAGTTGGTGGATCGCGGCGTGCGGGCGGTAGCGATGGAGATCTCGTCGCACGCGCTCGACCAGGGGCGCGTGAGCGGCCTGCGGCTGGATGCGGCGGTGTTCACGAACCTGTCCCGTGACCACCTCGACTACCACCGCACGGTCGAGGCCTACCGGGAAGCGAAGCTTTCGTTGACCAAGCTGCTGCGCCCCGGGGGCGTCGTCGTCTACAACGCCGAGGACCCGGCGTGGGCGCCGCTCGCGGAGGTCGAGCAGAGGACGCTGACCTACGCCATGGATGCGCCGGCCGACCTGCGCGCCCGCGATCTGGAGCTGGGGGCGGGCGGGGCGCGCTTCACGCTGGAGACGGCGAACGGCAGCGTCGCCGTCGAGCTGCCGCTGCTCGGCGCCTTCAACGTGCAGAACGCGCTGGCCGCAGCGGGGGCCGTGCACGCGTTGGGGATGCCGCTCGCGGACGTGGCCGAGCGCCTGCGCACGGTGCCCCAGGTGCCGGGTCGGCTCGAGCGCATCGCGGAGACGCCGTGCCCCGTGCTGCGTGACTACGCACACACGCCGGACGCGCTGGAGCGCGTGCTCACCGCGCTCAGGCCGCTGGTGCGCGGCCGGTTGATCCTGGTGTTCGGCGCGGGCGGCGACCGGGACCGCGGCAAGCGGCCGCTCATGGGAGCGGTCGCCACGCGCTGGGCGGATGTGACGATCGTGACATCGGACAACCCGCGCACGGAGGATCCGGACGCGATCATCGATGACATCGCGCAGGGCATGACCGGGAGCTACGTGCGCGAGGTGGACCGCCGGCGTGCGATCGCGCTGGCGCTGACGGAAGCCAAGGCGGACGACGTGGTCCTTCTGGCCGGCAAAGGACACGAGACGTACCAGATCGTCGGGACGGAGCGGCGTCCGTTCGACGAGCGCGAGATCGTGCGTGAACTGGTCGCGAGCGGAGGCGGGGTGACGGCGTGA
- a CDS encoding phospho-N-acetylmuramoyl-pentapeptide-transferase, which translates to MLYHLLAPLADEHIAFNLFRYITFRAAGAMVTALILSFLLGPAIIRWLRALRFGQVIRTDGPERHLGKAGTPTMGGVLILIATSVSTLLWAELTNRYVLIALIVLLWMGALGFLDDYLKVVRRRTEGLVGRYKLIGQGVLGLLLGAYLLFWPSSVIPPNWTSIPFFADYHLEIWKPLFIPWVMFILAGSSNAVNLTDGLDGLAAGLTAIAAATFGVFAYVIGRVDTSSYLGLFYLPGSGELAIFCVALGGAALGFLWFNAHPAEVFMGDTGSLALGGAIGAVAILLKMEFLLAIVGGVFVLEALSVILQVGYFKYTLRRTGKGQRLFLMAPLHHHFEKAGWAESKVIIRFWILGILFALLAFSTLKIR; encoded by the coding sequence GTGCTGTACCATCTGCTCGCGCCGCTGGCGGATGAGCACATCGCGTTCAACCTCTTCCGTTACATCACCTTCCGCGCGGCGGGCGCGATGGTGACGGCGCTGATCCTGTCGTTCCTGCTGGGGCCGGCGATCATTCGCTGGTTGCGCGCCCTCCGGTTCGGACAGGTGATCCGGACGGACGGACCGGAGCGTCACCTGGGCAAGGCCGGCACGCCCACGATGGGCGGGGTGCTGATCCTGATCGCAACGTCGGTCTCGACGCTGCTGTGGGCCGAGCTGACGAACCGATACGTGTTGATCGCGCTGATCGTCCTGCTGTGGATGGGTGCGCTCGGCTTCTTGGACGACTATCTCAAGGTGGTGCGGCGGAGGACGGAGGGCCTGGTCGGCCGCTATAAGCTGATCGGCCAGGGCGTGCTGGGGCTGTTGCTCGGCGCGTACCTGCTGTTCTGGCCGTCGAGCGTGATCCCGCCGAACTGGACCAGCATCCCGTTCTTCGCGGACTACCACCTGGAGATCTGGAAGCCGCTCTTCATCCCGTGGGTGATGTTCATCCTCGCGGGGAGCTCGAACGCGGTGAACCTGACGGACGGGCTGGACGGTCTCGCGGCGGGGCTGACGGCGATCGCGGCCGCCACGTTCGGCGTGTTCGCCTACGTCATCGGTCGGGTGGACACGTCGAGCTACTTGGGGCTGTTCTATCTCCCGGGCTCGGGTGAGCTCGCGATCTTCTGCGTTGCGCTGGGCGGCGCGGCGCTTGGGTTCCTGTGGTTCAACGCCCACCCTGCGGAGGTGTTCATGGGCGACACGGGCTCGCTCGCGCTGGGCGGCGCGATCGGGGCCGTGGCGATCCTGCTCAAGATGGAGTTCCTGCTGGCGATCGTGGGCGGGGTGTTCGTGCTCGAGGCGCTCAGCGTGATCCTGCAGGTGGGCTACTTCAAGTACACGTTGCGGCGAACGGGGAAGGGGCAGCGGCTGTTCCTCATGGCGCCGCTGCACCACCACTTCGAGAAGGCCGGCTGGGCGGAGAGCAAGGTGATCATCCGCTTCTGGATCCTGGGGATCCTGTTCGCGCTGCTGGCCTTCAGCACGCTGAAGATCCGGTGA
- the murD gene encoding UDP-N-acetylmuramoyl-L-alanine--D-glutamate ligase: MGGEQGDHPLLDPGDPVRAAGLQHAEDPVSPARRIGVLGLARSGRAAALLALAAGDRVFASDAGDGPEVRAAAEAVRAAGGEAETGGHSVERLAECDLVVVSPGIPPTAPVMRELAARGVRWISELEFAAAHLDAPIIAVTGTNGKSTVTALIAHLLREAGLDAPAAGNIGLALSEVAREGARPDYVVVEASSFQLAGIETFAPRIGVVTNLAPDHLDRYESVEAYYADKAQLFRNATTESRWVLNGEDDAVLRLAGDAPGARYLFRVRSAPGPSERGGWISESGHLTVRLAEDAVPLVHATELGILGEHNRANALAAAIAAGLAGASVDALRSGLRSFRALEHRLEPVLERDGVLWINDSKATNIASTRVALRSMDRPTVLLLGGRHKGEPYTELLPELRAHVKAVVAYGEAAPIVMEDLSGHVRVEPVSGPFEAVVARAAALASPGDAVLLSPACASYDMFRDYEERGRRFKELALEEAGRGA, from the coding sequence CTGGGCGGAGAGCAAGGTGATCATCCGCTTCTGGATCCTGGGGATCCTGTTCGCGCTGCTGGCCTTCAGCACGCTGAAGATCCGGTGAGCCCCGCGAGGCGAATCGGCGTGCTGGGGCTGGCCCGGAGCGGGCGCGCGGCGGCGCTGCTGGCGCTGGCCGCAGGGGATCGCGTCTTCGCCTCCGATGCGGGCGACGGTCCGGAGGTGCGCGCCGCGGCCGAAGCGGTGCGCGCGGCGGGTGGCGAGGCGGAGACGGGCGGGCACAGCGTGGAGCGGCTGGCCGAATGCGACCTCGTGGTCGTGAGCCCGGGCATTCCGCCGACCGCACCCGTGATGCGGGAGCTGGCCGCGCGGGGCGTGCGCTGGATCTCCGAGCTGGAGTTCGCGGCGGCGCACCTGGACGCGCCGATCATCGCGGTGACCGGCACGAACGGGAAGAGCACCGTCACGGCGCTGATCGCGCACCTGCTGCGCGAGGCGGGACTGGATGCGCCGGCGGCGGGCAACATCGGGCTGGCGCTGTCCGAGGTCGCGCGCGAAGGTGCTCGGCCTGACTACGTGGTGGTCGAGGCGAGCTCGTTCCAGCTCGCGGGCATCGAGACGTTCGCGCCGCGTATCGGCGTGGTGACGAACCTCGCGCCGGATCACTTGGACCGCTACGAGTCGGTGGAGGCCTATTACGCGGACAAGGCGCAGCTCTTCCGCAACGCGACCACGGAGAGCCGGTGGGTGCTGAACGGCGAAGACGACGCGGTGTTGCGCCTGGCGGGGGACGCGCCGGGCGCGCGCTATCTGTTCCGTGTTCGTAGCGCCCCGGGGCCGTCGGAGCGGGGCGGCTGGATCAGCGAGAGCGGCCACCTCACCGTGCGGTTGGCGGAGGACGCCGTGCCGCTGGTTCACGCCACGGAGCTCGGGATCCTCGGCGAGCACAACCGCGCGAACGCGCTGGCGGCGGCGATCGCCGCGGGTCTGGCGGGCGCCAGCGTGGATGCGCTGCGGAGCGGGCTACGCAGCTTCCGTGCGCTCGAGCACCGGCTGGAGCCGGTGCTCGAACGTGATGGAGTGCTGTGGATCAACGACTCGAAGGCGACGAACATCGCCTCGACGCGGGTGGCGCTGCGCAGCATGGATCGACCGACCGTGCTGCTGCTCGGCGGCCGGCACAAGGGCGAGCCGTACACGGAGCTGCTGCCCGAGCTGCGGGCGCACGTGAAAGCGGTGGTGGCGTACGGCGAGGCGGCGCCGATCGTGATGGAGGACCTGTCCGGTCACGTCCGGGTCGAGCCGGTGTCGGGGCCGTTCGAGGCCGTGGTCGCGCGTGCCGCGGCCCTGGCCTCGCCCGGCGATGCGGTGCTGCTCTCGCCCGCGTGCGCGAGCTACGACATGTTCCGGGACTACGAGGAGCGCGGCCGTCGCTTCAAGGAGCTCGCGCTCGAGGAGGCGGGGCGTGGCGCGTGA
- the ftsW gene encoding putative lipid II flippase FtsW — MRCCSRPRARATTCSGTTRSAAVASRSSRSRRRGVARDAVATVWGAQPEEPRRSRLGYGWEAPMLLLLTIVLLSFGLVMVYSASAVNAQTLGLADYHFVVRQALGGAVGMVLLVVFAELDYHWWGRLAWPLVGVTALMLALLVVPGTEAIAPRVNGARRWLTLGPVTLQPSEFAKLVLIAWTAKLAVKKQALLPSLSRGLMPFLVIWGLIALLVFLEPNLSSALLIVMLAALVVFAAGARIGHFLLLGVIALPVLWSQVESAQYRLRRVLAFVAPSHDPAGVSYQINQSLIALGSGELFGRGFGRGEQKFGFLPEPHNDFIFAMIGEEWGFLGTASLVLMYAAFGLVGYRVARRAPDLFGFLLAIGVTNLIVVQALLHMAVALALVPTTGVTLPFISYGRSSLLVCLAAVGVLLSVARAADRRAA, encoded by the coding sequence ATGCGGTGCTGCTCTCGCCCGCGTGCGCGAGCTACGACATGTTCCGGGACTACGAGGAGCGCGGCCGTCGCTTCAAGGAGCTCGCGCTCGAGGAGGCGGGGCGTGGCGCGTGACGCCGTCGCGACGGTTTGGGGGGCGCAGCCGGAGGAGCCGCGGCGTTCGCGGCTCGGCTACGGCTGGGAAGCGCCCATGCTGCTCCTGCTGACGATCGTGCTGCTCTCCTTCGGCCTGGTCATGGTCTACAGCGCGAGCGCGGTCAACGCGCAGACGCTGGGGCTCGCGGACTACCACTTCGTGGTGCGGCAGGCGCTGGGCGGCGCGGTCGGGATGGTGCTGCTGGTGGTGTTCGCAGAGCTGGACTACCACTGGTGGGGCCGGCTGGCGTGGCCGCTCGTGGGCGTCACGGCGCTCATGCTCGCGTTGCTCGTGGTGCCGGGCACGGAAGCGATCGCGCCGAGGGTCAACGGCGCACGGCGGTGGCTGACGCTGGGGCCCGTGACGCTGCAGCCGTCGGAGTTCGCGAAGCTGGTGCTGATCGCATGGACGGCGAAGCTCGCGGTGAAGAAGCAGGCGCTGCTGCCCAGTCTGAGCCGGGGGCTCATGCCGTTCCTGGTGATCTGGGGCCTGATCGCGCTGCTGGTGTTCCTCGAGCCCAACCTGTCCAGCGCGTTGCTGATCGTGATGCTCGCGGCGCTGGTGGTCTTCGCGGCGGGCGCGCGCATCGGGCACTTCCTTTTGCTGGGCGTGATCGCGCTGCCCGTGCTGTGGAGCCAGGTCGAATCGGCGCAGTACCGGCTGCGGCGCGTGCTGGCGTTCGTGGCCCCGTCGCACGACCCGGCGGGCGTGAGCTACCAGATCAACCAGTCGCTGATCGCGCTGGGCAGCGGCGAGCTGTTCGGCCGCGGCTTCGGGAGGGGCGAGCAGAAGTTCGGCTTCCTGCCCGAGCCGCACAACGACTTCATCTTCGCCATGATCGGCGAGGAGTGGGGCTTCCTGGGCACCGCGTCCCTCGTGTTGATGTACGCCGCGTTCGGGCTGGTGGGCTACCGGGTGGCGCGGCGGGCGCCGGACCTGTTCGGCTTCCTGCTCGCGATCGGCGTGACGAACCTGATCGTCGTGCAGGCGTTGCTGCACATGGCTGTGGCGCTGGCGCTCGTCCCGACCACGGGCGTGACGTTGCCGTTCATCTCGTACGGTCGTTCGAGCCTGCTGGTCTGCCTGGCCGCGGTCGGCGTGCTGCTGAGCGTCGCGCGCGCTGCGGACCGGAGGGCGGCATGA
- the murG gene encoding undecaprenyldiphospho-muramoylpentapeptide beta-N-acetylglucosaminyltransferase, whose product MSAVLFAGGGTGGHLYPALALAEAMKRERADLVVYFVGARRGVEARVLPKQGVPHVLLPFEPLRRDRVWQNWRLVPSAFRSAAGLARLFRRVKPDLVVGTGGYASGPACAWAVLAGVPMALQEQNAWPGLTTRWLSRWARQVHLGFPEAAARLKPGRRTEVFALGNPIRPPDPTLDRRECRRRFGLEPEGCVVLVVGGSQGARAVNEALLGAIERVVAGTLPPRPDGLQVLWATGPAHIAGIEERLRRLGGAEWVRAVGYIDEMPAALAAADIAVSRAGAMATAELLAWGIPAILVPLPTAAADHQTGNARALAEAGAAVHLPQREATPERLWAELTSLATSDARREAMAACARARARPHAARDIARRLLTLVDRRAA is encoded by the coding sequence ATGAGCGCGGTGCTGTTCGCGGGCGGTGGGACGGGCGGCCACCTCTACCCAGCGCTGGCGCTGGCGGAGGCGATGAAGCGCGAGCGCGCAGACCTGGTGGTGTACTTCGTGGGCGCGCGGCGCGGCGTGGAGGCGCGGGTGCTGCCGAAGCAGGGTGTGCCCCACGTGCTCCTGCCGTTCGAGCCGCTGCGCCGCGACCGGGTGTGGCAGAACTGGCGGCTGGTGCCGTCCGCGTTCCGGTCCGCCGCGGGGCTCGCGCGGTTGTTCCGCCGCGTGAAGCCGGACCTGGTGGTGGGGACGGGCGGGTACGCGAGCGGGCCGGCGTGCGCGTGGGCCGTGCTGGCCGGCGTGCCGATGGCGCTCCAGGAGCAGAACGCGTGGCCGGGTCTGACCACGCGATGGCTCAGCCGGTGGGCGCGCCAGGTCCACCTCGGGTTCCCGGAGGCGGCGGCACGGCTCAAGCCGGGTCGGCGCACGGAGGTCTTTGCGTTGGGCAACCCGATCCGTCCGCCCGACCCGACGCTGGACCGTCGCGAATGCCGCCGCCGCTTCGGCCTCGAGCCCGAGGGGTGCGTGGTGCTGGTGGTGGGCGGGAGCCAGGGCGCGCGGGCGGTGAACGAAGCGTTGCTCGGCGCCATCGAGCGGGTCGTGGCCGGAACGCTCCCGCCGCGGCCGGACGGCCTCCAGGTGCTGTGGGCCACGGGGCCGGCGCACATCGCGGGGATCGAGGAGCGGCTGCGGCGTCTCGGCGGCGCAGAGTGGGTTCGCGCCGTCGGCTACATCGACGAGATGCCGGCCGCCCTGGCTGCGGCGGACATCGCGGTGTCGCGCGCAGGTGCCATGGCGACGGCGGAGTTGCTCGCGTGGGGCATCCCGGCCATTCTGGTTCCGCTCCCGACGGCTGCGGCGGACCACCAGACCGGGAACGCGCGGGCACTGGCGGAAGCCGGCGCGGCAGTGCACCTTCCACAGCGCGAGGCGACACCGGAGCGGCTCTGGGCGGAGCTGACCTCTCTCGCCACGTCCGACGCGCGGCGCGAGGCGATGGCGGCCTGCGCGCGCGCCCGGGCCCGGCCGCACGCGGCGCGGGACATCGCGCGGCGACTCCTCACGCTCGTGGACCGGAGGGCCGCATGA
- a CDS encoding UDP-N-acetylmuramate--L-alanine ligase, with protein sequence MSAPVTDIDLRELARSRPVHFMGVTGAGMSALAELLLRSGGKVTGCDAHPGPAAAALRALGLEVAAGHDPAHVEDAAAVVVTAAVPPDHPELAAARAGGIPVLKRAQALGAVVNRGVVVAVAGTHGKTTTTAMTTAILAEAGLDPTGFVGGRMAAWNGGLRPGSDRLFVVEADEYDRSFLTLRPRIAVVTAVEADHLDVYGSLEAIEEAFLQFLAAVPADGLIAACVDDDGARRVLGAVRGARTLGYGLSRAAELRATNVEPHGRGSRFRVEEGGTPLTELTLRLPGLHNVRNALGALAAARAAGAAVEAAQRALATFEGVDRRFQELGQAGGVVFVDDYAHHPTEITATLAAARAAYPGRRIVAVFQPHLYTRTRDFADAFGRALAGADVAWVTDIYPAREAPIPGVTGELVARAVEAAGGSEVHYHADRGSLAEALAAALEPGDVCITLGAGNIDETGRETLALLGGSAAAGAREQR encoded by the coding sequence ATGAGCGCGCCCGTGACGGACATCGACCTGCGCGAGCTCGCGCGGAGCCGACCCGTCCATTTCATGGGCGTGACGGGCGCCGGAATGTCTGCCCTCGCGGAGCTGCTGCTGCGGTCGGGCGGGAAGGTCACGGGCTGCGACGCCCATCCCGGACCGGCGGCCGCGGCGCTTCGCGCCCTGGGGCTGGAGGTCGCCGCCGGGCACGACCCGGCGCACGTCGAGGACGCGGCGGCCGTCGTCGTCACGGCTGCGGTGCCGCCGGACCACCCGGAGCTGGCCGCCGCGCGTGCCGGGGGGATCCCGGTCCTCAAGCGCGCGCAGGCCTTGGGCGCGGTGGTCAACCGTGGCGTCGTCGTCGCGGTGGCGGGCACGCACGGCAAGACGACGACGACGGCGATGACCACGGCGATCCTGGCGGAGGCGGGCCTGGATCCCACGGGCTTCGTCGGCGGCCGCATGGCCGCGTGGAACGGCGGGCTGCGCCCCGGCTCGGACCGGCTGTTCGTCGTCGAGGCGGACGAGTACGATCGGTCGTTCCTGACGCTCCGGCCGCGCATCGCGGTGGTGACGGCGGTGGAGGCGGACCACCTGGACGTCTACGGGTCGCTGGAGGCCATCGAGGAAGCGTTCCTCCAGTTCCTCGCCGCGGTGCCCGCGGACGGCTTGATCGCCGCGTGCGTGGACGACGACGGCGCGCGGCGCGTGCTCGGCGCCGTGAGAGGCGCGCGCACGCTCGGCTACGGGTTGAGCCGGGCGGCGGAGCTGCGCGCCACGAACGTGGAGCCACACGGCCGCGGCAGCCGGTTCCGCGTGGAAGAGGGCGGCACGCCGCTCACGGAGCTGACGCTCCGGCTGCCGGGGCTGCACAACGTTCGCAACGCGCTGGGCGCGCTCGCAGCGGCGCGCGCGGCGGGGGCGGCTGTGGAGGCGGCGCAGCGGGCGCTGGCGACGTTCGAGGGCGTGGACCGACGCTTCCAGGAGCTGGGGCAGGCCGGCGGCGTGGTCTTCGTGGACGACTACGCGCACCACCCCACGGAGATCACGGCCACGCTCGCCGCCGCGCGCGCCGCGTACCCGGGTCGGCGGATCGTCGCGGTGTTCCAGCCGCACCTGTACACCCGCACGCGCGACTTCGCCGATGCGTTCGGCCGGGCGCTGGCCGGCGCGGATGTGGCCTGGGTCACGGACATCTATCCGGCCCGGGAAGCGCCGATCCCGGGCGTGACCGGCGAGCTGGTGGCGCGGGCGGTCGAAGCGGCCGGCGGCTCCGAGGTGCATTACCACGCGGACCGGGGTTCGCTGGCCGAAGCGCTGGCCGCGGCGCTCGAACCCGGCGACGTGTGCATCACGCTGGGCGCGGGCAACATCGACGAGACGGGGCGGGAGACGCTCGCGCTCCTGGGCGGATCGGCCGCGGCGGGAGCGAGGGAGCAGCGATGA
- the ftsA gene encoding cell division protein FtsA: MPGKLVAGIDIGSAKTCAVIAEVEGDARRPTIKVLGVGQARTGGMRRDVVTDIEGTTESVRQAMKEAELIAGVEVEDVYVGISGEHIDASISTGVVAVGGGEISAADVRRVHEVARAVVVPPDRELLHALTQEYIVDHQAGIRDPIGMAGTRLEAEVYIITSSATAGQNLRKAVSRAGYRIAALVHEPLAAAMAVLTEDEKEVGTALVDLGAASTEVAVFRDGKTRHLASVPWGGIAVTNDLVKGLSIPFAEAERAKEQYGVAFTQLVDPRETVELPGPAPGSTRQVARELIAHIIEQRVDEILGLVAREIEQAGIEPARLGAGIVLTGGGASLPGTIEVAQHVFGAPARIGTPGAGMTGLVEGIRRPRFATAAGLVLFAAAQQLESGGPSFGETAVGRLVAWLKEFF, from the coding sequence ATGCCAGGAAAGCTCGTTGCGGGGATCGACATAGGCTCGGCCAAGACCTGCGCCGTGATCGCGGAGGTGGAGGGCGATGCGCGCCGGCCGACGATCAAGGTGCTGGGCGTGGGGCAGGCGCGCACCGGGGGGATGCGGCGCGATGTCGTCACCGACATCGAAGGGACGACGGAGTCCGTACGGCAGGCGATGAAGGAAGCCGAGCTGATCGCCGGCGTCGAGGTCGAGGATGTCTACGTCGGGATCTCCGGCGAGCACATCGATGCGAGCATCTCCACGGGCGTGGTGGCGGTGGGCGGGGGCGAGATCAGCGCGGCGGATGTGCGGCGGGTGCACGAGGTGGCGCGGGCCGTGGTGGTGCCGCCGGACCGCGAGCTGCTGCATGCGCTGACGCAGGAGTACATCGTCGACCACCAGGCTGGGATCCGGGACCCGATCGGCATGGCGGGGACGCGGCTGGAGGCGGAGGTCTACATCATCACCAGCTCCGCGACGGCGGGGCAGAACCTGCGCAAGGCGGTCAGCCGGGCGGGGTACCGCATCGCGGCGCTGGTGCACGAGCCGTTGGCCGCGGCGATGGCCGTGCTGACGGAGGATGAGAAGGAGGTCGGCACGGCGCTGGTGGACCTCGGCGCGGCCAGCACGGAGGTCGCCGTGTTCCGGGACGGGAAGACGCGGCACCTGGCGTCCGTGCCGTGGGGCGGGATCGCGGTGACCAACGACCTGGTCAAAGGTCTGTCCATCCCGTTCGCCGAGGCGGAACGGGCGAAGGAGCAGTACGGGGTGGCGTTCACGCAGCTCGTGGATCCGCGCGAGACGGTGGAGCTGCCTGGCCCCGCCCCCGGCTCGACGCGGCAGGTCGCCCGGGAGCTGATCGCGCACATCATCGAGCAGCGAGTGGACGAGATCCTGGGGCTGGTGGCGCGGGAGATCGAGCAGGCCGGGATCGAGCCCGCGCGGCTCGGCGCCGGGATCGTCCTGACCGGCGGGGGCGCGTCCCTGCCCGGGACGATCGAGGTCGCGCAGCACGTCTTCGGCGCCCCGGCGCGGATCGGCACGCCCGGGGCCGGCATGACGGGGCTGGTCGAAGGCATCAGGAGGCCGCGCTTCGCGACGGCGGCCGGGCTCGTGCTGTTCGCCGCGGCGCAGCAACTGGAGTCGGGCGGCCCGAGCTTCGGCGAAACCGCCGTGGGCCGGCTCGTCGCATGGCTGAAGGAGTTCTTCTGA